A DNA window from Drosophila pseudoobscura strain MV-25-SWS-2005 chromosome 2, UCI_Dpse_MV25, whole genome shotgun sequence contains the following coding sequences:
- the beat-IV gene encoding uncharacterized protein beat-IV, which yields MKYPNDTRIIVLICCLLQGLAVGLRMIKVSIPAYKLRGESAFLECQYELNRTHHLGLGGHGLQTHSDHSYGRNHDRPSHAGDFHYPDGAESVDDERPPHRGRMHQGQRQHGQRQRQRDREPIAMGQYRNPPPLTPPEKSPYGHSVYRGSAASGYLGAHVGASTHSGGSISTNGGSMGYMPEFDRTDSFGDSAEEEDEDEEEQAEEGEALYAIKWYKDNEEFYRYVPKARPPKTSYRVDGVRVIEELSDASRVLLRGLTLNSTGLYRCEVSAEAPNFSSVQGEGRMDIVFLPRDGPHIRGQQYQYQIGEYLYLNCTSGKSHPASHLQWFVNEQPILDEHYLYKYNDIVHKHGLITSTLGLQLPLESRHFHDGDMRVKCLASISPVLWKGGKESVLQRRPGIIDNREAMLLVRSAAGHSQNSLLRSLTITIIVARACQWLLGSELT from the exons GTCTGGCCGTGGGCCTGCGCATGATCAAGGTCTCCATTCCTGCCTACAAGCTGCGGGGCGAGTCCGCCTTCCTCGAGTGCCAGTACGAGCTGAACCGCACCCACCACCTGGGCCTCGGTGGCCATGGCCTGCAAACCCACTCGGATCACAGCTACGGCCGCAACCACGACCGACCGTCTCACGCCGGAGACTTCCACTACCCGGATGGGGCGGAGTCGGTGGACGATGAACGACCGCCACATCGTGGTCGGATGCACCAGGGCCAGCGACAGCATGGACAGCGCCAGCGTCAGCGTGACCGTGAGCCGATCGCCATGGGACAGTACCGCAACCCGCCGCCACTGACGCCGCCAGAGAAGTCTCCCTATGGCCACAGCGTGTATCGCGGGAGTGCCGCCTCCGGGTACCTGGGCGCCCATGTAGGCGCCAGCACccacagcggcggcagcatcaGTACCAACGGGGGCTCCATGGGCTACATGCCGGAATTCGACCGAACGGACAGCTTCGGAGACAgcgccgaggaggaggatgaggacgaggaggagcaggccgAGGAGGGCGAGGCCCTATACGCCATCAAGTGGTACAAGGACAACGAGGAGTTCTATCGCTATGTGCCAAAGGCCCGACCCCCCAAGACCAGCTACCGCGTGGATGGAGTCCGTGTCATT GAGGAGCTCTCCGATGCCAGCCGCGTGCTGCTGCGAGGCCTCACCCTCAACTCCACCGGCCTCTACCGATGCGAGGTCTCCGCGGAGGCGCCCAACTTCTCATCGGTGCAGGGCGAGGGCCGGATGGATATTGTCT TTCTCCCCCGCGATGGTCCGCACATCAGGGGCCAGCAGTATCAGTATCAAATTGGCGAATATCTATATTTAAATTGCACGTCGGGGAAATCGCATCCGGCCTCGCATCTGCAGTGGTTTGTCAATGAGCAGCCG ATCCTGGACGAGCATTACCTGTACAAATACAACGATATCGTGCACAAACACGGGCTAATCACCTCGACGCTGGGCctgcagctgccgctggaGTCGCGCCACTTCCACGACGGCGACATGCGCGTCAAGTGCCTGGCCAGCATATCCCCGGTCCTGTGGAAGGGCGGCAAGGAGAGCGTACTCCAGCGGCGGCCGGGCATCATTGACAATCGGGAGGCCATGCTCCTGG TGAGAAGTGCAGCTGGTCATTCGCAGAACAGTCTACTGCGCTCCCTTACCATCACCATCATTGTGGCCCGCGCGTGTCAGTGGCTACTCGGCTCGGAGCTGACCTAA
- the LOC6896807 gene encoding nose resistant to fluoxetine protein 6-like isoform X2 — MVNVLAVFVCGLVLVSAAQLKDGDVLQDYQRLTGLRSLGVEFAEHFRNASLTDLDLFQSRIPSQDDLLCLEDMAQFMQALTAGKLWALRMIDAWGSIPSGLLYGNIVDLGNFDECIKISNEITSSHSINGKYCFLKLSIGSLPQNVALLTNSLKIASCFPASCSAAIMDLFLEQLMQQLFNSGSLSMNIKEASCQTSESKPWDGMTIFTVVLLGLMGTLVALCTLYDYFLCQDQSSVPSIVKICSARSSSRTIFRIVDSKSNPNVISCLDGIRCMSLFWVVFGHEYIFSLLSPNINTLNMISWVEQPFSSLIMHGVFSVDSFFFVGGLLVAVIALRSMEKSNGSLNAPLMYLHRLIRIVPVLAVAILVYMKFMPVVSGGPLFAGGYTGSAVCESGWFWTLLFVQNYATSNICLAHSWYLAVDMQLYLISPLLLIALYKWGKKAAAGIVVLVLLVSSCLFATMMIKKYSLVLTNLSADTSANKKLYFATHRHAAPWLIGFLFGYFLHLNRGKKFQLGRIAVWSGWVLSLAMLFTSMFALYPATQWSAPPLSTLEEALYYTLTRVGWPLALCWIVFACMQGHGGLANSFLSSPLWQPLSRLSYSVYIWHMFMLEVNSKNTRTSTYFSDYTVMLKFWSDFGFTVLMAYVFYLIIEAPFGGFDNLLRPKVKSKAEPPASQLPSLETRKTEDPKKTNTQSESSADN, encoded by the exons ATGGTGAACGTATTAGCCGTATTTGTCTGCGGACTGGTACTTGTCAGTGCCGCACAACTGAAAGACGGAGATGTCCTGCAAGACTATCAGCGGCTGACGGGGCTCCGCTCACTGGGAGTCGAGTTTGCCGAACACTTTCGAAATGCATCGCTCACGGACTTGGATCTATTCCAGTCCCGAATACCCAGTCAGGACGATCTGTTGTGTCTCGAGGACATGGCGCAGTTCATGCAGGCGCTCACTGCTGGAAAATTATGGGCCCTGAGGA TGATCGATGCTTGGGGCTCCATTCCGTCGGGACTGCTGTATGGCAACATCGTAGATCTTGGAAATTTCGATGAATGCATCAAGATCAGCAACGAGATCACCAGTAGTCACAGCATAAATGGAAAGTACTGTTTCCTCAAGCTATCCATTGGTTCTCTGCCTCAAAATGTGGCGTTACTAACCAACTCATTGAAGATCGCATCATGCTTTCCGGCTTCGTGCTCTGCGGCAATCATGGATTTGTTTCTAGAACAATTAATGCAGCAACTGTTTAACTCGGGCAGCTTAAGTATGAACATTAAAGAAGCTTCTTGCCAGACAAGTGAATCGAAACCTTGGGATGGAATGACCATTTTCACAGT TGTACTTCTTGGCTTGATGGGTACTCTCGTGGCTCTATGCACGCTCTACGACTACTTCCTATGCCAGGATCAGA GTAGTGTACCTTCGATTGTGAAGATTTGCTCGGCCCGGTCAAGTTCCCGTACCATCTTCCGCATTGTTGACAGCAAATCGAATCCGAACGTGATCAGTTGTCTTGATGGGATCCGCTGCATGTCCCTGTTCTGGGTTGTTTTTGGTcatgaatacattttttcgCTACTTTCTCCGAATATAAATACTCTCAATATGATTTCG tggGTCGAGCAACCATTTTCCAGCCTTATTATGCACGGTGTTTTCTCTGTGGACTCCTTTTTCTTCGTTGGCGGCCTGCTAGTGGCGGTGATCGCCCTACGCTCCATGGAGAA ATCCAATGGTAGTCTGAATGCTCCGTTGATGTATCTCCATCGGCTCATACGCATCGTTCCCGTGCTGGCAGTGGCTATTCTAGTCTATATGAAGTTCATGCCCGTGGTATCAGGCGGGCCACTCTTCGCCGGTGGATACACTGGTAGTGCCGTATGTGAGAGCGGGTGGTTTTGGACACTGCTCTTCGTGCAGAACTATGCCACATCGAATATT TGCCTGGCCCATTCCTGGTACTTGGCAGTGGATATGCAACTATACCTAATCTCTCCGCTTCTGCTGATTGCTCTGTACAAGTGGGGCAAGAAGGCAGCCGCTGGCATTGTGGTGCTTGTGCTCCTGGTTTCGTCTTGCCTCTTTGCCACGATGATGATCAAGAAATACTCGCTGGTTCTGAC GAATCTTTCCGCTGATACTAGTGCTAATAAAAAGCTATACTTCGCCACGCACCGGCACGCCGCTCCTTGGCTGATTGGATTTCTGTTCGGATACTTTCTCCACCTAAATCGGGGGAAGAAGTTCCAGCTAGGCCGGATTGCCGTATGGTCAGGATGGGTTCTTAGTCTGGCCATGCTCTTCACCTCGATGTTTGCCCTGTACCCTGCGACCCAATGGAGTGCTCCACCGCTTTCCACCCTCGAGGAGGCTCTGTACTACACGCTTACCCGGGTAGGCTGGCCCCTAGCCCTGTGTTGGATCGTCTTTGCCTGCATGCAGGGCCATGGCGGTCTGGCCAACAGCTTTCTATCCTCGCCATTGTGGCAGCCTCTCTCGAGACTCTCCTATTCCGTGTACATCTGGCACATGTTCATGCTGGAAGTAAACAGCAAAAACACAAGGACCAGCACGTACTTCTCCGACTACACTGTG ATGCTTAAGTTTTGGTCCGATTTCGGATTCACGGTTTTGATGGCGTATGTATTTTACCTTATCATTGAGGCACCTTTTGGTGGGTTCGACAATCTTCTACGACCCAAAGTGAAGTCAAAAGCTGAACCTCCTGCTTCCCAGCTTCCCAGCTTAGAGACGAGAAAAACAGAGGACCCTAAAAAGACGAATACACAAAGTGAAAGCTCTGCCGATAATTAG
- the LOC6896807 gene encoding nose resistant to fluoxetine protein 6-like isoform X1 yields MVNVLSSLLVCGLVLVRAAQLKDGDVLQDYQRLKRLRPLGVEFAEHFRNASLPDLDLFQSRIPSQDDLLCLTDMAQFMQALTAGKLWALRMIDAWGSIPSGVLSGNAFHLGNFDECVKISEEITSSHSIHGKYCFLIVPAASISLKIASCFPASCSAAHMDTFLEQLMQNLLNSSSTNIKFSEASCQTSESKPWDGMTIFTVVLLGLMGTIVGLCTLYDYFLCPDQSSIPVTVKIFSARASSRAIFRIVDSKSNPNVISCLDGIRCMSLFWVVFGHEYIYSLISPNINTFNMISWVAEPFSSFILHGFFSVDSFFFIGGLLVATVALRSMDKSKGKLNVPLMYLHRIVRIVPILAIAILVYIKLTPIVSGGPYFKGGFHGTAACEKGWFWTLLFVQNYATSNICLDHSWYLAVDMQLYLISPLLLIALYKWGKKAAAGIAVLVLLLSSCLFATMMVNKYSLLFKNGTEGDAGRKLYSATHTHAAPWLIGFLFGYFLHLNRGKKFQLGRIAVWSGWVLSLAMLFTSMFALYPATQWSAPPLSTLKESLYYTLTRVGWPLALCWIVFACMQGHGGLANSFLSSPLWQPLSRLSYSVYIWHLFVQEVNSRSVRTNTYFSDYNLMLKFWSDFGITILMSYLFYIVIEAPIGGLDNLLRSREKSVLKPQAPSEQKQSSVADQQDQLNDGRNLVESDVPKEEATETTPE; encoded by the exons ATGGTGAACGTTTTAAGCAGTCTACTTGTCTGCGGACTGGTACTTGTCAGAGCCGCACAACTGAAAGACGGAGATGTCCTGCAAGATTACCAGCGTTTAAAAAGGCTCCGCCCGCTGGGAGTCGAGTTTGCCGAACACTTCCGTAATGCATCACTCCCGGACTTGGATCTATTCCAGTCCCGAATACCCAGTCAGGACGATCTGTTGTGTCTCACGGACATGGCGCAGTTCATGCAGGCGCTCACTGCTGGAAAATTATGGGCCCTGAGGA TGATCGATGCTTGGGGCTCCATTCCCTCTGGAGTGCTGTCCGGCAATGCCTTCCATCTGGGTAACTTCGATGAGTGTGTCAAGATCAGCGAGGAGATCACCAGTAGTCACAGCATACATGGAAAGTACTGTTTTCTTATTGTACCCGCCGCATCCATTTCGCTCAAGATCGCATCTTGCTTTCCGGCTTCCTGCTCTGCGGCACATATGGATACGTTTCTGGAGCAGTTAATGCAGAATTTGTTGAACTCAAGCAGCACAAATATAAAATTCAGCGAGGCCAGCTGTCAGACAAGTGAATCGAAGCCTTGGGATGGAATGACCATTTTCACAGT TGTGCTTCTTGGCTTGATGGGTACTATAGTGGGTCTATGCACGCTCTACGACTACTTTCTGTGCCCGGATCAGA GTAGTATCCCTGTGACTGTGAAGATTTTCTCGGCACGGGCCAGTTCTCGTGCCATTTTCCGCATTGTCGACAGCAAATCGAATCCGAACGTGATCAGTTGTCTTGATGGGATCCGCTGCATGTCCCTGTTCTGGGTTGTTTTTGGCCATGAATACATATATTCGCTTATTTCTCCAAATATAAACACCTTCAATATGATTTCG TGGGTCGCGGAACCCTTTTCCAGTTTTATTCTCCACGGATTTTTTTCGGTTGAttcctttttctttattgGTGGCCTACTAGTGGCTACGGTTGCTCTTCGCTCAATGGATAA ATCCAAAGGAAAACTGAATGTGCCGCTTATGTATCTGCATCGTATTGTACGGATCGTGCCGATACTTGCAATAGCAATCCTAGTTTACATAAAGCTGACGCCCATTGTTTCTGGGGGACCTTATTTTAAAGGTGGATTCCATGGTACAGCCGCCTGTGAAAAGGGCTGGTTCTGGACGCTGCTGTTCGTGCAGAATTATGCTACAAGCAATATT TGCCTGGATCACTCATGGTACTTGGCAGTGGATATGCAACTATACCTAATCTCTCCGCTTCTGCTGATTGCTCTGTATAAATGGGGCAAAAAGGCAGCAGCTGGCATCGCGGTTCTTGTGCTCCTACTATCGTCCTGCCTCTTTGCCACGATGATGGTCAACAAATACTCATTGCTCTTCAA GAATGGAACGGAAGGAGATGCCGGTAGGAAACTGTATTCTGCAACACATACTCATGCGGCACCTTGGCTGATTGGATTTCTGTTCGGATACTTTCTCCACCTAAATCGGGGGAAGAAGTTCCAGCTAGGCCGGATTGCCGTATGGTCAGGATGGGTTCTTAGTCTGGCCATGCTCTTCACCTCGATGTTTGCCCTGTACCCTGCGACCCAATGGAGTGCTCCACCCCTGTCCACCCTCAAGGAGTCTCTGTACTACACGCTTACCCGGGTAGGCTGGCCCCTAGCCCTGTGTTGGATCGTCTTTGCCTGCATGCAGGGCCATGGCGGTCTGGCCAACAGTTTCCTATCCTCGCCATTGTGGCAGCCTCTCTCGAGACTCTCCTATTCCGTGTACATCTGGCACCTTTTCGTACAGGAAGTCAACAGTAGAAGCGTTCGTACTAATACTTATTTCTCGGACTACAATTTG ATGCTGAAATTTTGGTCTGACTTTGGGATCACTATTTTGATGTCGTATCTGTTTTACATTGTCATTGAGGCTCCTATCGGCGGACTCGATAATCTTCTACGATCCCGGGAGAAGAGTGTTTTGAAGCCCCAAGCTCCAAGCGAACAAAAGCAGTCCTCAGTTGCTGACCAGCAGGACCAGTTGAATGACGGAAGGAATCTGGTTGAGTCCGACGTGCCTAAGGAAGAAGCAACAGAGACTACTCCAGAATAG